A stretch of Rhododendron vialii isolate Sample 1 chromosome 4a, ASM3025357v1 DNA encodes these proteins:
- the LOC131324800 gene encoding serine/threonine-protein kinase BSK5-like: MGACCSKLTICWWHSHLEPSLLESPTLEKGGKNDRSSLAPSLICELSLKDLKAATNGFSTYNIVSEHGDRAPNLVYKGKLDGNNDRQIAVKRFHKTAWPDSRQFIEEARSVGNLRSERLANLIGYCCEGDERLLVAEFMPNGTLAKHLFHWDTQPIKWAMRLRVALYLVQALEYCRSKGRAMYHDLNAYRVLFDKDGNPRLSCFGLMKNSRDGKSYSTNLAFTPPEYLRTGRVTAESVVYSFGTLLIDLLSGKHIPPSHALDLIRIKNFWTLMDSSLEGHFSKDDAMELMRLASRCLQNEARERPNSKSLITVLMHLQKETEVPSYVLMSIPDGTQSTKPPLPLTPMGEACFRMDLTSIHKILEKIGYKDDEGIASELSFQMWTNQMQETLNCKQKGDSAFRAKDFATAVDCYTQFIDGGTIVYPSVFARRCLSYLMNDMPQEALADAMKAQMVFPEWPTASYLQAATLFSLGMDSDAQECLNDGTNLEANRNKT; encoded by the exons aTGGGAGCCTGTTGCTCCAAGCTCACCATCTGCTGGTGGCACTCTCACCTCGAACCCTCCCTCCTCGAATCCCCTACTCTCG AGAAGGGGGGCAAAAATGACCGAAGCTCGTTAGCACCTAGCTTGATCTGTGAGCTGAGTTTAAAGGATCTTAAAGCTGCGACGAACGGATTTTCGACGTACAACATTGTATCAGAGCATGGGGACAGAGCCCCAAACCTTGTTTACAAAGGGAAACTTGATGGTAACAATGACCGGCAGATTGCAGTTAAGCGCTTCCACAAGACTGCGTGGCCTGATTCTCGTCAATTTATT GAGGAAGCAAGATCCGTCGGAAATTTGAGAAGCGAGCGGTTAGCGAATCTGATCGGGTACTGCTGTGAAGGAGATGAGAGATTGCTTGTTGCAGAGTTTATGCCCAATGGAACACTCGCGAAGCATCTCTTCCACT GGGATACACAGCCAATAAAATGGGCAATGAGGTTGAGGGTGGCCTTGTACTTGGTTCAAGCTTTGGAATATTGCAGAAGTAAAGGGCGGGCCATGTATCATGATCTCAACGCCTACCGAGTCTTGTTTGACAAG GATGGCAATCCTAGGCTCTCTTGCTTTGGCCTCATGAAAAACAGCAGAGACGGCAAGAGTTATAGTACAAACTTGGCTTTCACTCCTCCAGAGTACCTGAGAACAG GAAGAGTGACGGCAGAAAGTGTGGTTTACAGCTTCGGAACCCTGCTGATAGATCTCTTGAGTGGCAAACATATTCCTCCGAGCCAT GCACTTGACCTGATTCGTATCAAGAATTTCTGGACACTGATGGATTCTAGTTTGGAGGGTCATTTTTCAAAGGATGATGCAATGGAGTTGATGCGGTTAGCTTCCCGTTGTTTGCAGAATGAAGCTCGCGAGAGGCCAAACTCTAAGTCCCTCATCACAGTTCTTATGCATCTACAGAAAGAAACTGAG GTTCCGTCGTATGTTTTGATGAGTATTCCAGATGGTACTCAATCCACAAAACCGCCATTGCCTCTGACACCAATGGGTGAAGCTTGCTTCAGGATGGATCTTACTTCCATACATAAAATACTGGAGAAGATTGGCTACAAGGATGATGAGGGGATTGCCAGTGAG CTTTCTTTTCAAATGTGGACAAATCAAATGCAAGAGACATTGAACTGTAAGCAGAAAGGAGATTCTGCTTTTCGAGCCAAGGACTTCGCAACTGCTGTTGATTGTTACACTCAA TTCATCGATGGTGGAACCATTGTATACCCGAGCGTGTTTGCTAGGCGCTGCTTGTCTTACTTGATGAATGATATGCCACAAGAAGCCCTTGCAGATGCTATGAAAGCCCAGATGGTTTTCCCCGAGTGGCCCACCGCCTCTTACCTTCAGGCAGCCACCCTCTTCAGCCTTGGGATGGATTCGGATGCCCAAGAATGTCTCAACGATGGCACAAATTTAGAAGCCAACAGGAACAAAACTTGA
- the LOC131324803 gene encoding mitochondrial import inner membrane translocase subunit TIM10-like, with product MAATNPSAAFEKEQIFGMAEKEMEYRVDMFNKLTQTCFSKCIENRHKESELNMGENSCIDRCVSKYWQVTNLVGQLLGSNQPPM from the exons ATGGCGGCCACCAACCCCTCCGCTGCCTTTGAAAAGGAAcag ATATTTGGAATGGCAGAGAAGGAGATGGAGTACAGGGTTGATATGTTTAACAA GCTTACTCAAACATGTTTTAGTAAATGTATCGAAAACAG ACACAAGGAATCTGAGTTGAATATGGGCGAAAATAGTTGCATTGACCGCTGTGTCTCCAAATATTGGCAG GTCACTAACCTAGTTGGGCAGCTGCTGGGTTCCAATCAACCTCCAATGTGA
- the LOC131324805 gene encoding uncharacterized protein LOC131324805, which produces MPHIDLECGDDQDSICFSDADDGSCYSRSYSTAADDDCASNGGVSGPGSRRASSDYSVEIGDGRDCRICHLGLESRNPMESGWVAIELGCSCKDDLGAAHRSCAETWFKIKGNKICEICNSVARNVFGGDEIESIQETNETSITTANAVSAPVPPPTETRSWLNGHRLLNFLLACMVLAFVISWLFHFNIPS; this is translated from the exons ATGCCACACATCGACTTAGAATGCGGAGATGACCAAGACAGCATCTGCTTCTCCGACGCCGACGACGGCTCCTGTTACTCCCGGTCCTACTCCACCGCCGCCGACGACGACTGCGCTTCCAACGGCGGCGTTTCCGGGCCAGGATCGAGGCGGGCGTCGTCGGATTACTCGGTGGAAATCGGAGACGGGAGGGATTGTAGGATTTGTCATCTGGGTTTGGAGAGTAGGAATCCCATGGAGTCGGGATGGGTTGCCATTGAATTGGGTTGCTCTTGCAAGGATGATTTGGGTGCTGCGCACAGGAGTTGTGCAGAGACATGGTTCAAGATCAAGGGGAATAA GATTTGTGAGATATGTAATTCTGTCGCACGTAACGTTTTCGGTGGCGATGAGATAGAGTCAATACAAGAAACGAATGAGACCAGTATCACGACAGCTAACGCTGTTTCAGCTCCGGTCCCTCCCCCTACAGAGACCCGAAGCTGGTTGAATGGTCACCGCCTTCTGAATTTCCTTCTTGCTTGCATGGTATTGGCATTTGTCATATCTTGGCTCTTTCATTTCAACATCCCATCGTGA
- the LOC131324807 gene encoding fructose-1,6-bisphosphatase, chloroplastic-like — translation MVATISPQPSSQLLHFKTTHSTSLLSPFQVSVSDAKTLWSCPTTTGSSRRRQVAAAAGGVRCMAVGAAPEAETKKRSRFEIQTLTGWLLKQEQQGVIDAELTIVLSSISMACKQIGSLVQRASISNLTGVQGAVNVQGEDQKKLDVVSNEVFSNCLRSSGRTGIIASEEEDVPVAVEESYSGNYIVVFDPLDGSSNIDAAVSTGSIFGIYTPNDECLADVGDDATLDNVKQRCIVNVCQPGSNLLAAGYCMYSSSVIFVLSIGKGVFAFTLDPMYGEFVLTQENIQIPKSGKIYSFNEGNYQLWDDKLKKYMDDLKDPGPSGKPYSSRYIGSLVGDFHRTMLYGGIYGYPRDKKSKNGKLRLLYECAPMSYLAEQAGGKGSDGHQRVLDIQPTEIHQRVPLYIGSVDEVEKLEKYLA, via the exons ATGGTTGCAACAATATCACCACAACCAAGCTCACAGCTTCTCCACTTCAAAACCACTCACTcaacctctctcctctctcccttccAAGTATCCGTATCCGACGCCAAGACACTCTGGTCATGTcccaccaccaccggcagcAGCAGGAGGCGGCAAGTGGCAGCAGCCGCCGGTGGTGTAAGGTGCATGGCGGTGGGGGCAGCCCCGGAGGCGGAGACAAAGAAAAGGAGTAGGTTCGAGATTCAGACACTAACAGGTTGGCTGTTGAAGCAAGAGCAGCAAGGGGTTATAGATGCAGAGCTGACAATAGTGTTGTCGAGCATTTCAATGGCTTGTAAACAGATTGGTTCGTTGGTGCAAAGGGCTAGCATTTCTAACCTGACTGGAGTACAGGGCGCTGTCAATGTCCAAGGGGAGGATCAGAAGAAGCTTGATGTCGTCTCCAATGAG GTGTTCTCAAACTGTTTGAGGTCAAGTGGGAGGACAGGGATTATAGCATCAGAGGAAGAGGATGTCCCGGTGGCAGTGGAAGAGAGCTACTCAGGGAACTACATTGTGGTGTTTGACCCTCTTGATGGATCCTCCAACATCGATGCAGCTGTGTCCACTGGCTCAATCTTTGGAATTTACACCCCGAATGACGAGTGCCTTGCTGATGTTGGTGATGATGCCACA CTTGACAATGTGAAACAGAGGTGCATAGTCAATGTATGCCAACCAGGAAGCAATCTTCTAGCAGCTGGCTACTGCATGTACTCAAGCTCAGTCATCTTTGTGCTCTCCATAGGAAAAGGAGTGTTTGCATTCACCTTGGACcccatgtatggggaatttgTACTAACTCAGGAAAACATCCAGATACCGAAATCTGGCAAAATTTACTCTTTCAATGAAGGAAACTACCAGTTGTGGGACGATAAGCTGAAGAAGTACATGGATGACCTAAAGGACCCTGGCCCTAGCGGCAAGCCCTATTCCTCTAGGTACATTGGTAGTTTGGTTGGAGATTTCCACCGGACTATGCTTTATGGTGGAATCTACGGGTACCCTAGAGACAAGAAGAGCAAGAATGGGAAGCTCAGGCTATTGTATGAGTGTGCACCGATGAGCTATTTGGCAGAGCAAGCTGGTGGCAAAGGATCGGATGGCCATCAGAGAGTTCTTGACATCCAGCCAACTGAG ATTCATCAGCGTGTTCCACTTTACATCGGAAGCGTGGACGAAGTGGAAAAATTGGAGAAATATTTGGCATGA
- the LOC131324806 gene encoding uncharacterized protein LOC131324806 yields MGRQSSKSRKQESYGKGKVTPVQIAFIVDRYLSDNNYSQSRSTFRNEASHLISKSPVQEAPKSLLSLSDILDEYIDLKEQKVILDQEKCRLEQEKFRMQTLLRGLQDVMNVYNASGSNAPPPPSVISSAAAKSAAFVPQIAGQPLYSTPAMMPTSRPSVSQINPSSFCTPTTNQPSVKRRKGSNDVPDAPITAKRSRGHLTTNLLATEGTKTISQSSNAVNNQENAPHFSAAQSSPRARDGSPVQGSSVAKCLFNQQNGSPPTNLSVPKTPLPATSSQMNKSASPPEDSSTATSGNDVTPPQTISTDCIVISSETIRVSPVKHLTYYSIERNRCISTSSPVKPRHNMRDHVKGRLDFDSSNTLMNSANPNSDGSSLSESDKEGDMFDLDLPNLDFLGGDFSLSELLVDFNFDGDFSCQPAMDTFSNSHSGSPHEPCNVDLGANQVVSELSSTVTEILSEKDMNTQGPESVTSVKSTTKCIKILSPMKNR; encoded by the exons atgggtaggCAGTCATCGAAGTCGAGAAAACAAGAAAGCTACGGCAAAGGCAAGGTCACACCCGTCCAGATCGCTTTCATCGTCGACCGATATCTCTCCGACAACAACTACTCCCAATCTCGCTCCACTTTTCGCAACGAGGCCTCTCATCTCATTTCCAAGTCTCCCGTTCAAGAG GCGCCAAAGAGTTTGTTGAGTTTGAGCGATATATTGGATGAGTACATTGATTTGAAGGAacaaaaagtgattttggatCAAGAGAAGTGCCGTTTGGAGCAGGAGAAATTCCGGATGCAGACGCTCCTGCGAGGCTTGCAAGATGTGATGAACGTTTACAATGCAAGTGGCAGCAATGCCCCTCCACCACCGTCTGTGATTTCATCTGCTGCTGCAAAATCAGCCGCCTTTGTTCCCCAGATTGCAG gtCAGCCTCTGTACAGCACCCCAGCAATGATGCCAACATCAAGGCCCTCTGTCAGTCAAATTAATCCGTCAAGTTTCTGCACACCGACTACAAATCAACCTTCTGTAAAAAGGAGAAAGGGTTCGAACGATGTTCCAGATGCTCCTATAACTGCAAAGAGGTCTCGTGGTCACTTAACTACCAATCTTCTTGCAACCGAAG GTACCAAAACTATTTCACAATCAAGCAATGCAGTAAATAATCAAGAAAATGCTCCACATTTCTCAGCAGCTCAATCATCACCTCGTGCACGTGATGGTTCACCTGTTCAAGGATCCAGTGTTGCCAAGTGCTTGTTCAACCAGCAAAATGGGTCCCCTCCAACAAATCTGTCTGTTCCTAAGACTCCGCTCCCTGCAACTTCCTCTCAAATGAATAAATCTGCTTCTCCACCGGAAGATTCTTCCACTGCTACTTCAGGAAACGATGTTACTCCTCCACAAACGATTTCTACTGATTGCATTGTTATATCTTCGGAAACAATCAGAGTGAGCCCAGTTAAACACTTAACCTACTACTCGATAGAGAGGAACCGTTGCATTTCTACTTCCTCACCAGTCAAGCCAAGGCATAACATGAGGGATCATGTGAAAGGAAGGCTTGACTTTGACAGTTCGAACACTCTAATGAACTCAGCAAATCCAAATAGTGATGGCAGTTCCTTATCTGAATCTGACAAGGAAGGAGATATGTTCGACTTGGATTTGCctaatttggattttttgggTGGGGATTTCTCACTCAGTGAGCTTCTGGTTGATTTCAATTTTGACGGGGACTTTTCTTGCCAGCCGGCTATGGACACTTTTTCAAACTCCCACTCTGG GTCCCCGCATGAACCGTGCAATGTTGATTTGGGAGCTAATCAAGTTGTGTCTGAGCTTTCATCCACCGTGACAGAAATTCTTTCAGAGAAAGACATGAATACACAAG GCCCAGAATCTGTCACTTCTGTGAAGTCCACAACCAAATGCATTAAGATTTTAAGCCCTA TGAAAAATCGTTGA